The following proteins are co-located in the Pedobacter frigiditerrae genome:
- the dnaE gene encoding DNA polymerase III subunit alpha produces the protein MFLNVHSQYSLRYGTIDIKELIAEARRKNVHQMVLTDINNSTGCMEFIRLCRKEGLDEKDEDGNIIKQAYRIKPIIGIEFRRDNQLLYIGIAKNKEGMKELNDFLTHHNLNQLPLPNEPFEFKNAFVLYPYGSKTDLKENEYLGVRANELNKIAGKSLANIKEKLVVFHPVTVKNKLEHRLHKYLRAIGLSTVFGKLMENDFCQEDEMLITENELKQKFENYEFILENTQRLLDSCCMDDYTFGRKNKKSFTGNIKDDLSLLTKLAMEGATYRYGKNNKEAIARVKKELKVIAELDFCAYFLITWDVVSYAMKRGYYHVGRGSGANSIVAYCLKITDVDPIALDLYFERFLNHKRTSPPDFDIDFSWDEREDVQDYIFKRYQSEHTALLGTMSTFKDRAIIREIGKVMGLPKSEIDNFTDPSQGHIHRHNPTFNKILAINAMMQNMPNQRSIHAGGILISEEPLTYYTALDLPPKGMPTVQWDMYEAELIGLDKYDILSQRGIGHIREAVQLVLKNKKERVDIHDFKSFRYDPNLNAQLRAGTPIGCFYIESPAMRQLLKKLECEDYLTLVAASSIIRPGVASSGMMKMYIQSYHKPQEVTYLHPVMKEQLQETFGVMVYQEDVIKICHHYAGLDMADADILRRGMSGKYRAKIEFDKLVQRFFDKAKELGRDETVTKEVWRQVSSFAGYSFSKAHSASFAVESYQSLYLKTYHPMEFMVAVLNNYGGFYQRWVYVHALQQTGAKVNLPCVNHSDAVVNIKGDEVYLGLIGIQGLESKLIEIIPQERKQNGNYIDLEDLIKRAHLTLEQSLILIRIGALRFTGKSKKELLWEVHNYLGNKTKIVADRELFHLPSKEYVLPNLDNHLIEDAYQELELLGFPVTLNMFDLLKTDYRGDILAKNLEEHEGKTVKMLGNFVCDKTVHTIKNTKMWFGTFIDIEGNFFDTTHFPNSSPIYPFRGKGCYLILGKVVLDFGVPSIEVIKFAKLPIMNNPVLVTDSKPLKQKFKATD, from the coding sequence ATGTTCCTCAACGTCCATTCTCAATACAGCCTTCGATACGGTACAATTGACATTAAAGAGTTAATTGCTGAAGCTAGACGAAAGAATGTACATCAAATGGTGTTAACGGATATCAACAATTCTACGGGTTGTATGGAGTTTATTCGGCTTTGCCGAAAAGAAGGATTGGATGAGAAAGATGAAGATGGAAATATCATTAAACAAGCCTATCGCATTAAGCCAATTATCGGAATAGAATTTAGACGAGATAACCAACTTTTATACATCGGCATTGCCAAAAATAAGGAAGGAATGAAAGAGTTAAATGATTTTTTAACTCATCATAACTTGAATCAACTGCCTTTACCCAATGAACCTTTTGAGTTTAAAAATGCATTTGTGCTTTATCCTTATGGCAGTAAAACTGATTTAAAAGAAAACGAATACTTAGGAGTTAGAGCTAATGAACTTAATAAAATTGCAGGTAAATCATTAGCGAATATTAAAGAGAAGTTGGTTGTTTTTCATCCAGTAACAGTTAAAAATAAACTTGAGCATAGGTTACATAAATACTTAAGAGCTATTGGTTTAAGTACGGTTTTTGGAAAGTTAATGGAAAACGATTTCTGCCAAGAAGATGAAATGTTAATTACTGAGAATGAGCTGAAACAAAAATTTGAAAACTACGAGTTCATTTTAGAAAACACTCAGAGGCTTTTGGATAGTTGCTGTATGGATGATTATACATTCGGTCGTAAAAATAAAAAAAGCTTTACGGGAAACATAAAAGACGATTTATCATTGTTAACCAAATTAGCAATGGAGGGAGCGACTTATCGATATGGGAAAAATAATAAGGAAGCAATAGCTAGAGTTAAAAAAGAGCTAAAAGTAATTGCCGAGCTTGATTTTTGTGCTTATTTTTTAATTACTTGGGATGTTGTTTCTTATGCAATGAAAAGAGGATATTACCATGTAGGTAGGGGTTCTGGCGCAAACAGTATAGTAGCTTATTGTCTTAAAATAACTGATGTTGACCCAATTGCTTTAGACCTTTACTTTGAACGATTTTTAAATCATAAAAGAACTTCTCCACCAGATTTTGATATAGATTTTAGTTGGGATGAAAGGGAAGATGTACAAGATTATATTTTTAAAAGGTATCAAAGTGAACACACAGCACTTCTAGGTACGATGAGTACTTTTAAAGATAGGGCAATAATTAGAGAGATTGGCAAAGTGATGGGTTTACCAAAGAGTGAGATTGATAATTTTACAGACCCTTCGCAAGGCCATATCCATCGCCACAATCCAACGTTTAACAAAATTTTAGCTATTAATGCAATGATGCAAAATATGCCAAATCAGCGCTCCATACATGCTGGTGGTATATTAATTAGCGAAGAACCTTTAACTTATTATACGGCTTTAGACTTGCCACCTAAAGGAATGCCAACCGTGCAATGGGATATGTATGAGGCGGAATTAATAGGATTAGATAAATATGATATTTTAAGTCAGCGTGGTATTGGGCACATTAGAGAAGCCGTTCAGTTGGTTTTAAAGAATAAAAAGGAACGTGTGGATATTCATGATTTTAAATCCTTTAGATACGACCCAAATTTAAATGCACAGTTAAGAGCTGGTACGCCAATTGGCTGTTTTTACATAGAATCTCCAGCCATGAGGCAATTGCTCAAAAAATTGGAGTGCGAAGATTACCTGACTTTGGTAGCTGCAAGTTCTATCATTAGACCTGGGGTTGCCAGTTCAGGGATGATGAAAATGTACATTCAGAGTTACCATAAGCCACAAGAAGTAACTTACTTACACCCAGTAATGAAAGAACAATTACAAGAAACTTTTGGGGTAATGGTTTACCAAGAAGATGTAATTAAAATTTGTCACCATTATGCAGGTTTAGATATGGCAGACGCTGATATTCTTAGGCGTGGAATGAGCGGTAAATATAGAGCCAAAATAGAATTTGATAAGCTGGTTCAACGTTTTTTCGATAAGGCAAAAGAGCTAGGAAGAGATGAAACTGTTACAAAAGAGGTATGGCGACAGGTTTCAAGTTTTGCAGGTTATAGTTTTTCTAAAGCACATTCAGCTAGTTTCGCCGTGGAAAGCTACCAAAGCCTTTATCTTAAAACTTATCATCCGATGGAGTTCATGGTGGCTGTTTTAAACAACTACGGAGGATTTTATCAGCGCTGGGTATATGTGCATGCCTTGCAACAAACAGGTGCAAAAGTTAATTTACCTTGTGTAAACCATAGCGATGCTGTTGTTAATATCAAAGGTGATGAAGTTTATTTGGGTTTGATTGGTATCCAAGGGTTGGAAAGTAAACTAATTGAAATTATCCCGCAGGAACGGAAACAAAATGGTAATTATATCGATTTAGAAGATTTAATTAAACGAGCCCATCTAACTTTAGAACAGTCACTTATATTAATTAGAATTGGTGCTTTGCGTTTTACAGGCAAAAGCAAAAAAGAATTATTATGGGAAGTTCATAACTACTTAGGAAATAAGACCAAAATAGTTGCAGACAGAGAATTATTTCACCTGCCCAGTAAGGAATATGTTTTACCAAATTTAGATAATCATTTAATTGAAGATGCTTATCAGGAACTAGAATTACTGGGATTTCCCGTTACTTTGAATATGTTCGATTTACTCAAAACAGATTACCGCGGTGATATTTTAGCTAAAAATTTAGAGGAACATGAAGGTAAAACTGTAAAAATGTTAGGCAACTTTGTATGTGACAAAACTGTTCACACCATTAAAAACACCAAAATGTGGTTCGGTACCTTTATAGATATTGAAGGAAATTTCTTTGATACCACACATTTTCCAAATAGTTCTCCCATTTATCCTTTTAGAGGTAAAGGATGCTATTTGATTCTCGGCAAAGTTGTGCTAGATTTTGGAGTGCCTAGTATCGAAGTGATTAAGTTTGCAAAATTACCAATTATGAATAACCCCGTATTGGTAACGGATAGTAAGCCGCTGAAACAGAAATTTAAAGCCACAGATTAG
- the gyrA gene encoding DNA gyrase subunit A, whose amino-acid sequence MAEDLENQENDKIISINIDEQMKSAYIDYSMSVIVSRALPDVRDGLKPVHRRVLYGMLDLGLGAGKPYKKSARIVGEVLGKYHPHGDSSVYMTMVRMAQEWSLRYLMVDGQGNYGSIDGDSPAAMRYTEARFQKMAEEMLADINKDTVDFQLNFDDSLQEPTVLPAKVPNLLINGSSGIAVGMATNMAPHNITEVINATVAYIENNEITIPELMKFVKGPDFPTGAIIYGYSGVQDAFETGRGRIVMRAKAEIETVKDRETIIVTEIPYQVNKAMMIERTAELVGEKKLEGISNIKDESNKDGIRIVYEIKRDANASIVLNNLYKQTALQTSFSVNNIALVHGRPQMLNLKDLIRHFVDHRHDVVVRRTKFELAEAEKRAHILEGLLIALDHIEEVIKLIRASNTPEEARVGLMEQFGLSDIQARAILDMTLRRLTGLERDKIKDEYAELMKTIEYLKSILDSETLRMQIIKDELAEMLEKYGDERRTTIVHSAEDMSMEDFIEDEEVVITISHEGYIKRTPASEYRTQGRGGKGSKGSDSRNEDFIEHLLIASNHNYMLFFTEAGRCFWLRVYEIPEGSRLSKGRALQNIINIPKEEKVKAYIKVKNLKDQDYLENNFIIMCTKKGTIKKTSLEAYSRPRVNGINAININEGDQLLEASLTTGSSEIVMALRSGRAIRFNESTVRPMGRTATGVRGVTLAHDKDEVVGMIAIDDPSATVLVVSEKGYGKRTDIDDYRVTNRGGKGVKTINVTEKTGALVAIKNVTDADDLMIINKSGIVIRIVVSELRVMGRATQGVRLITLKGNDEIASVAKIEHEDEIEEVEEGVVVEGSTEETATDSVETTGEKPTEDNNPDTEEETEEN is encoded by the coding sequence ATGGCAGAAGATTTAGAAAATCAAGAGAACGACAAAATCATTTCAATAAACATAGACGAGCAGATGAAGTCTGCTTACATCGATTATTCGATGTCTGTTATTGTAAGTAGGGCTTTGCCTGATGTACGTGACGGGTTAAAACCAGTACACCGCCGTGTTTTATACGGTATGTTAGACTTAGGTTTAGGTGCAGGAAAACCTTATAAGAAATCTGCACGTATTGTAGGAGAGGTATTGGGTAAATATCACCCTCACGGAGATTCATCAGTTTATATGACAATGGTACGTATGGCTCAAGAGTGGAGTTTACGTTATTTAATGGTTGATGGACAAGGTAACTACGGTTCTATTGATGGAGATTCGCCTGCAGCGATGCGTTATACAGAGGCACGTTTCCAGAAAATGGCTGAAGAAATGTTGGCAGATATCAATAAAGATACTGTTGATTTTCAGTTAAACTTTGATGATTCGTTACAAGAGCCGACAGTATTACCTGCAAAGGTTCCAAACTTGTTGATCAATGGTTCATCTGGTATTGCAGTAGGTATGGCAACCAATATGGCGCCACACAATATTACTGAGGTTATCAATGCAACTGTTGCTTACATCGAAAACAACGAAATTACCATTCCTGAGTTAATGAAATTTGTAAAAGGCCCTGATTTCCCGACAGGAGCTATTATTTATGGTTATTCAGGTGTTCAGGATGCTTTCGAAACTGGTAGAGGCCGTATCGTAATGCGTGCTAAAGCTGAGATTGAAACCGTAAAAGACCGCGAAACAATTATCGTAACCGAAATTCCTTATCAAGTAAATAAGGCAATGATGATTGAGCGTACCGCTGAATTGGTTGGCGAGAAAAAACTGGAAGGTATATCTAACATTAAAGATGAGTCGAACAAGGATGGTATCCGTATCGTTTACGAAATTAAACGTGATGCCAATGCAAGTATCGTTTTAAACAACTTATACAAACAAACTGCTTTACAAACATCTTTCAGTGTAAATAACATTGCCTTGGTTCATGGCCGTCCGCAAATGTTAAACTTGAAAGACTTAATTCGTCACTTTGTTGACCACAGACATGATGTTGTTGTTCGTAGAACGAAGTTTGAATTAGCAGAAGCTGAAAAACGTGCACATATTTTAGAAGGTTTATTAATTGCTTTAGACCATATTGAAGAAGTAATTAAATTAATTCGTGCATCAAATACGCCAGAAGAAGCAAGAGTTGGCTTAATGGAGCAATTCGGCTTGAGCGATATCCAAGCAAGAGCAATTTTAGACATGACCTTACGTAGGTTAACAGGTCTGGAACGTGATAAGATTAAAGATGAGTACGCAGAATTGATGAAAACCATCGAGTATTTAAAATCAATTTTGGATAGCGAAACTTTAAGAATGCAAATTATTAAGGATGAATTAGCTGAAATGCTTGAGAAATATGGCGATGAACGTAGAACAACTATCGTTCACTCGGCAGAAGACATGAGTATGGAAGATTTCATCGAAGATGAAGAAGTTGTAATTACCATTTCTCACGAAGGTTATATTAAACGTACACCAGCTTCAGAATACCGCACGCAAGGTAGAGGCGGAAAAGGTTCAAAAGGAAGTGATTCTAGAAATGAAGATTTCATCGAACATTTATTAATTGCTTCGAACCATAATTATATGTTATTCTTTACCGAAGCGGGACGTTGTTTCTGGTTAAGAGTTTATGAAATTCCAGAGGGAAGTAGATTAAGTAAAGGAAGAGCATTACAAAATATCATCAATATCCCTAAAGAAGAAAAGGTTAAGGCTTATATCAAGGTTAAAAATTTAAAAGACCAAGATTATCTAGAGAATAACTTCATCATCATGTGTACTAAAAAAGGTACCATTAAGAAAACTTCTCTAGAAGCTTATTCTCGTCCACGTGTTAATGGTATTAATGCTATTAACATTAACGAAGGCGACCAATTGTTAGAAGCAAGCTTAACAACTGGAAGCAGTGAAATTGTAATGGCTTTACGTTCTGGAAGAGCAATCCGCTTTAACGAAAGTACGGTTAGACCAATGGGAAGAACTGCAACAGGAGTAAGAGGCGTTACTTTAGCACATGATAAGGATGAGGTTGTAGGTATGATTGCCATTGATGACCCTTCTGCAACTGTATTAGTAGTTTCTGAGAAAGGTTACGGCAAGCGTACTGATATTGACGATTATCGCGTTACAAACAGAGGAGGTAAAGGAGTTAAAACAATTAACGTTACTGAAAAAACTGGCGCATTAGTTGCTATTAAAAATGTAACAGATGCTGATGACTTAATGATTATCAATAAATCTGGTATAGTTATTAGGATAGTAGTGAGCGAGTTAAGGGTTATGGGTAGAGCAACACAGGGTGTTAGATTAATTACTTTAAAAGGTAATGATGAAATTGCATCTGTAGCTAAAATTGAACACGAAGATGAGATTGAAGAAGTAGAAGAAGGTGTGGTTGTAGAGGGCTCAACAGAAGAAACTGCCACAGATTCGGTAGAAACAACAGGAGAAAAACCTACGGAAGATAACAATCCTGATACCGAAGAAGAAACAGAAGAGAATTAA
- a CDS encoding tetratricopeptide repeat protein produces the protein MKKLLLSMLFVGVATLANAQKSEVAEAKKAWDLFTLVSGGKQPFDKTMASLNKGLGHTDLAIANEKSKVMPDAWSYRALFASSIALTDSVNIENSVAKQKIAEEAIEKAKSLDAKSSEKDNIALAQTNIINAISGRAVRAYYKKDYAAALVGFNQLIALNPNDTSMIVNAAVTAKLAKDYPQAIEKYKKVISLNVPNAKDFYSDAINTTLEFVKDTTAALALLKEASIKFPDDAAFIGVETDIYITRGDIVKSQEMLNKLIAKDPSKPIYHHLMGDTYYKQALEIQAQKNKLDQKKIKELDALTVKMTKLIDQALPFYKKATELDTNYVPSLESLKQIYGFKNDVTNFNDVKKRLDAIPAKN, from the coding sequence ATGAAAAAATTACTTTTAAGTATGTTATTTGTAGGTGTGGCTACACTTGCTAATGCTCAAAAGAGTGAAGTTGCTGAAGCAAAAAAAGCATGGGATTTATTCACATTAGTAAGTGGGGGCAAACAGCCTTTCGATAAAACAATGGCGAGCTTAAATAAAGGCTTAGGTCATACAGATCTTGCAATAGCAAATGAAAAGTCTAAAGTAATGCCTGATGCATGGTCTTATAGAGCATTATTTGCATCCTCAATTGCATTGACAGATTCTGTAAATATTGAGAACTCTGTTGCGAAGCAAAAAATAGCAGAAGAAGCAATTGAAAAAGCGAAAAGCCTTGACGCTAAATCTTCGGAAAAAGACAACATTGCTTTAGCGCAAACTAACATTATAAATGCAATAAGCGGAAGAGCGGTTAGAGCATATTATAAAAAAGATTATGCTGCTGCTTTAGTTGGGTTTAATCAATTAATTGCATTGAATCCAAATGATACTTCTATGATTGTTAATGCAGCGGTAACAGCTAAATTAGCAAAAGACTATCCTCAAGCAATTGAAAAGTATAAAAAAGTAATTAGTCTTAATGTACCTAATGCTAAGGATTTTTATTCTGATGCAATTAACACTACCCTAGAATTTGTAAAAGATACTACTGCTGCTTTAGCCTTACTTAAGGAAGCATCTATTAAATTTCCTGATGATGCTGCTTTTATTGGTGTTGAAACTGATATATACATTACAAGAGGGGATATTGTTAAATCTCAAGAGATGTTAAATAAATTAATAGCTAAAGACCCTAGTAAACCAATTTATCATCATCTAATGGGAGATACTTATTACAAGCAAGCCTTAGAAATTCAAGCACAAAAAAACAAACTAGATCAGAAGAAAATTAAAGAGCTTGATGCTTTGACAGTAAAAATGACCAAACTTATTGATCAAGCTTTGCCTTTTTATAAAAAAGCAACTGAATTAGATACAAATTATGTACCTTCTTTAGAGTCGTTGAAACAGATCTACGGCTTTAAAAATGATGTGACTAATTTTAATGATGTTAAGAAAAGATTAGACGCCATTCCTGCAAAAAACTAG
- a CDS encoding DUF763 domain-containing protein → MKRAGTADLPLHYGHVPLWLAERMGKLGLAITEEIIANKGKDDFLARMSNPFWFQSLGAVMGMDWHSSGITTSVMRALKRSINPLAKEFGIYICGGKGKLSRQTPMELAKFSDSNGLNTKDLVRCSKLSAKVDNTAIQDGFQLYQHNFIISNEGNWTVIQQGMNDKSSTARRYHWHSSAINSFTEEPHTFIYGKNQGEILNLTDKRATPLKQSMLSITSESPNRMIAEINKLVMPNHHDVKAKDIDIKRLGAILWLAQDKNISNFDELLLLEGLGPRTLQSLALVSEIIYGNPSRFKDPARFSFANGGKDGYPFPVPVNVYDETIKTLQRAIDKSKLGNSDKTQAIKSLSQISQRVEKDFIPNENFDELIEKERNESWKFGGRTVFGKAKPPVNEQLNLF, encoded by the coding sequence ATGAAGAGAGCTGGAACTGCAGATTTGCCTTTACATTACGGTCACGTTCCGTTATGGCTTGCCGAAAGAATGGGTAAGTTAGGTTTAGCAATTACAGAAGAAATTATAGCAAATAAAGGAAAGGATGATTTTTTAGCTAGAATGAGTAACCCATTTTGGTTTCAAAGCTTAGGAGCGGTAATGGGAATGGATTGGCACTCATCTGGAATAACAACTTCAGTTATGAGGGCGTTAAAAAGAAGTATAAATCCACTTGCTAAAGAATTTGGGATTTATATTTGTGGTGGAAAAGGAAAATTATCTCGTCAGACACCAATGGAGTTAGCGAAGTTTTCAGACTCGAATGGATTAAATACAAAGGATTTGGTTAGATGCAGTAAACTAAGTGCAAAAGTTGATAATACTGCAATTCAAGATGGCTTTCAATTATATCAACACAATTTCATTATAAGTAATGAAGGAAATTGGACGGTTATTCAGCAAGGAATGAATGATAAAAGTTCTACAGCACGTAGATATCATTGGCATTCATCAGCTATAAATTCTTTTACTGAAGAGCCTCATACCTTTATTTATGGGAAAAATCAAGGAGAGATTTTAAATCTAACCGATAAAAGAGCTACTCCACTAAAACAATCAATGCTTAGTATAACTTCAGAGTCTCCAAATAGAATGATAGCTGAAATTAATAAACTGGTTATGCCAAATCATCACGATGTGAAAGCAAAAGATATTGATATAAAAAGATTAGGTGCTATTTTATGGTTAGCTCAAGACAAAAACATTTCGAATTTTGATGAACTTTTATTGTTGGAAGGGCTTGGTCCTAGAACTTTGCAATCTTTAGCTTTAGTTAGTGAAATAATTTATGGAAATCCATCAAGATTTAAGGATCCAGCTCGTTTCTCTTTTGCCAATGGCGGAAAAGACGGCTACCCCTTCCCTGTTCCTGTGAATGTTTATGATGAAACCATAAAAACTTTACAACGTGCAATTGATAAATCTAAATTGGGCAACTCTGATAAGACACAGGCCATCAAATCATTATCTCAAATTTCTCAACGAGTTGAAAAAGATTTTATCCCCAATGAAAATTTTGATGAACTAATTGAGAAAGAAAGAAATGAATCTTGGAAATTTGGAGGAAGAACTGTTTTTGGGAAAGCTAAACCTCCTGTTAATGAGCAATTAAACTTATTTTGA
- a CDS encoding TCR/Tet family MFS transporter: MTTRKSALGFIFITILIDCIGFGIIIPVLPNLIKELSGKSLAQASEIGGLLLLAYAISQYLFSPVVGGLSDKYGRRIILLISLFGLGVDYIFLSFAQTIGLLFLGRIIAGITGASFTTAMAYIADISTPEKKAQNFGLVGVAFGIGFIIGPLIGSFASHFGIRAPFMVAAALSLINWLYGYFILPESLAKEKRREFSWKRANPIGSLISASKYPAIIGLITALLLLYIASHSVQSNWGFYVMEKFKWDPAMIGYSLSIVGLFVAIVQGGLIRIVIPKIGAKNAIMLGFSLYIIGFLCFAFAPNGVMMMIFILPYCLAGIGNPAMQTIISNQVPDNAQGEIQGIITSMQSLGAIFGPITMAFIFAYFINKNNSIYFPGAPFIFSAIITLIALLIAARALRKHH, translated from the coding sequence ATGACCACAAGAAAATCAGCCCTAGGCTTTATATTTATTACCATATTAATTGATTGTATTGGTTTTGGAATCATAATTCCGGTATTACCTAATTTAATTAAAGAACTTTCGGGTAAATCTCTAGCTCAAGCATCTGAGATTGGCGGTTTGCTCTTATTGGCTTATGCAATTTCTCAATATCTTTTCTCGCCTGTCGTTGGTGGTTTAAGTGATAAATATGGAAGGCGAATTATTTTACTAATCTCATTATTTGGTTTAGGTGTTGATTACATTTTTCTCTCGTTCGCACAAACGATTGGTTTATTATTTCTGGGAAGAATTATTGCTGGAATTACAGGTGCAAGTTTTACCACGGCGATGGCTTACATTGCCGATATTAGTACACCAGAAAAGAAAGCTCAAAATTTTGGATTAGTTGGAGTTGCCTTTGGTATTGGTTTTATTATTGGGCCGTTAATTGGGTCATTCGCAAGCCATTTTGGTATTAGAGCACCATTTATGGTGGCGGCTGCTTTATCTTTAATCAATTGGTTATACGGTTATTTCATTCTTCCTGAATCATTGGCTAAAGAAAAACGTAGAGAATTTTCATGGAAAAGAGCAAACCCAATTGGCTCATTAATTAGTGCATCAAAATATCCAGCAATTATCGGGCTTATAACTGCTTTACTTTTACTTTATATTGCCAGTCATTCCGTACAATCAAACTGGGGTTTCTATGTTATGGAAAAATTTAAATGGGATCCTGCAATGATAGGTTATTCATTAAGTATAGTTGGTCTATTTGTAGCAATAGTACAAGGTGGACTTATAAGGATTGTAATTCCAAAAATTGGAGCGAAAAATGCTATAATGCTAGGATTTAGCTTATACATTATCGGATTTCTTTGCTTTGCATTTGCTCCAAATGGCGTAATGATGATGATTTTTATCCTTCCATATTGTTTAGCTGGTATTGGAAATCCTGCCATGCAAACCATTATATCAAATCAAGTACCGGATAATGCGCAAGGAGAAATACAGGGGATTATTACAAGTATGCAAAGTTTAGGGGCTATATTTGGGCCCATAACTATGGCTTTTATATTCGCTTATTTTATCAATAAAAATAATAGTATTTATTTTCCAGGAGCACCATTTATCTTTAGTGCGATAATAACACTAATTGCCTTACTAATAGCAGCAAGGGCCTTAAGAAAGCACCATTAA
- a CDS encoding PhoH family protein, which translates to MSKAALQDKNSSKKIFVLDTSVILYDHDAVNNFQEHDVAVPILVLEELDNFKSGNDTRNFEARNFIRLIDKASKNHLINKWFNLKKNSLGKFKVVLDEHPKKINAEKLFGDGKFDNRILNAALALKEENPKRKVILVSKDICLRLKAKALDLYAEDYETGKIKNADELYTGKTEISDFSNEIIDELKNSGIVDASSLMLPYTDSNHFYVLKNKKKSAIAFYDKVAKNLRFIFQESAFNIYPRNAEQSFAIDALLNPDIKLVSIQGNAGTGKTLLALATALEQRKDFRQIYITRPIVPLSNKDIGFLPGDVKAKIDPYMAPIWDNLKFIREQFAGDEKMLFKIDELIRTEKIQIAPLAFIRGRTITKIFFIVDEAQNLTPHEVKTIISRAGEHTKIVFTGDIYQIDTPYLDSESNGLSYLIENAKKHPLYAHITLQKGERSELANLAIELL; encoded by the coding sequence ATGTCAAAGGCTGCACTTCAAGATAAAAATTCCTCGAAAAAGATATTTGTTTTAGATACATCAGTTATTCTCTATGACCATGATGCTGTAAATAATTTCCAAGAACATGATGTTGCTGTTCCGATATTAGTACTAGAAGAATTAGATAATTTTAAAAGTGGTAACGATACAAGAAATTTTGAAGCTAGGAATTTCATAAGATTGATAGATAAGGCATCTAAAAATCATTTGATTAACAAGTGGTTTAACCTAAAGAAAAATAGTCTGGGAAAATTTAAGGTTGTTTTAGATGAACATCCAAAAAAAATTAATGCAGAAAAGCTATTTGGTGATGGGAAATTTGATAACCGCATTTTAAATGCTGCGCTAGCTTTAAAAGAAGAAAATCCAAAACGTAAGGTTATATTGGTTTCAAAAGATATTTGTTTGCGTTTAAAAGCTAAAGCTTTAGACTTGTATGCAGAGGATTATGAAACTGGTAAAATTAAAAATGCTGATGAACTTTATACTGGTAAGACGGAAATATCAGATTTTTCTAACGAAATAATTGATGAGCTAAAAAATAGCGGAATTGTTGATGCTTCGTCCTTAATGTTACCCTATACAGATTCGAATCATTTTTATGTCTTAAAAAACAAGAAGAAAAGTGCAATTGCATTTTATGATAAGGTTGCTAAAAACTTAAGATTTATTTTTCAAGAATCTGCCTTTAATATTTATCCTCGCAATGCGGAACAATCTTTTGCCATTGATGCCTTACTAAACCCCGATATTAAATTAGTTAGTATACAAGGAAATGCTGGCACTGGTAAAACTTTATTGGCCTTAGCAACAGCTTTAGAGCAAAGAAAAGATTTCAGGCAAATCTACATAACCAGACCAATTGTTCCGCTAAGTAACAAGGATATCGGTTTTTTACCAGGTGATGTTAAGGCCAAGATAGACCCTTATATGGCACCAATATGGGATAATTTAAAGTTTATAAGAGAACAATTTGCTGGGGATGAGAAAATGCTTTTCAAGATTGATGAATTAATCCGTACAGAAAAAATTCAAATTGCCCCACTTGCTTTTATCCGTGGAAGAACAATTACTAAAATTTTCTTCATTGTTGATGAGGCGCAAAATTTAACACCACATGAGGTTAAAACCATTATCTCAAGAGCTGGTGAACATACAAAAATTGTATTTACTGGAGATATTTATCAAATTGATACACCATATTTAGATTCTGAGAGTAACGGATTATCCTATTTAATAGAAAATGCAAAAAAACATCCGCTATATGCGCACATAACCCTACAAAAAGGGGAGAGGAGTGAGCTAGCAAACTTGGCAATAGAATTACTTTAA